Genomic segment of Parageobacillus genomosp. 1:
CGGCGCCGGATACGGTCTATCCGTTCTCGCAAGCAGAATCGGTATGGCTGCCTAATTTCAAAGATGTGATTGAAACGGCGAAAAAAGTCATTAACTTCTAAGAGTAACAATTAGGAAGAAGCAATGCGCTTCTTCCTTCCCTCATACTTTTCGGAAAACAATAGGAGGTCGACAAACAGTGGCATTTGAATTTAAGCTGCCGGATATCGGCGAAGGCATTCATGAAGGAGAAATCGTCAAATGGTTTGTCAAACCTGGCGATGAAGTCAATGAAGACGATGTTTTATGCGAAGTGCAAAACGATAAAGCGGTCGTGGAAATTCCATCCCCGGTAAAAGGGAAAGTATTGGAGATTTTAGTAGAAGAAGGAACAGTGGCAACCGTTGGTCAAACATTAATTACGTTTGATGCGCCTGGGTATGAAAATATGACATTTAAAGGTCAAGAACAAGATGAGCCGAAACAGCAGGAAAAACCTCAAGAAATGTCGAAAGAAGAAAAGAGCGAAGCGGCAGCTCCACAAGCAGAACCTTCTAAACAGCCGGAAGTCGATCCGAACCGCCGCGTCATCGCAATGCCTTCTGTGCGTAAATATGCGCGTGAAAAAGGTGTCGATATTCGCCTTGTGCAAGGAACCGGAAAAAATGGCCGCGTGTTAAAAAGCGATATTGACGCATTCCTAGCCGGCGGTGCAGAAACGGCGCAAAAACAAGAAACACCAGCGGCAAAAGAAGAAAAAGCAGCGGCTGCAGCAGCCCAACAACCGGTTGTGCTAGAAGGCGAGTTCCCAGAAACTCGCGAGAAAATGAGCGGCATCCGCCGTGCGATTGCCAAAGCGATGGTCAATTCGAAACATACGGCGCCACATGTCACTTTAATGGACGAGGTGGATGTGACAAAACTGGTCGCACACCGCAAAAAATTCAAAGAAGCTGCAGCGGAAAAAGGTATCAAGCTCACTTTCTTGCCATATGTGGTGAAAGCATTGACATCGGCGCTGCGTGAGTTCCCGGTTTTAAATACATCTATTGACGACGAAACGGAAGAAATCATTCATAAACATTACTACAACATCGGCATTGCTGCCGATACGGACCGCGGATTGCTCGTTCCGGTCATCAAACATGCGGACCGCAAACCAATTTTTGCTCTTGCAAAAGAAATTAATGAACTTGCGACAAAAGCACGTGAAGGAAAACTAGCACCAAACGAAATGAAAGGTGCTTCCTGCACGATCACCAATATCGGTTCGGCCGGCGGTCAATGGTTTACTCCAGTTATTAACCATCCGGAAGTGGCTATCCTTGGCATCGGACGCATTGCCGAAAAACCGATTGTCCGTGACGGCGAAATCGTGGTTGCTCCGGTATTGGCGCTGTCGTTAAGCTTTGACCATCGCATGATTGATGGTGCCACAGCGCAAAAAGCGTTGAATCACATTAAACGTCTATTAAATGATCCTGAATTATTATTAATGGAGGCGTAAAACAATGGTAGTTGGCGATTTTGCAATTGAAACAGAAACGCTCGTTGTCGGTGCAGGTCCTGGCGGTTATGTGGCTGCGATTCGTGCAGCCCAGCTAGGCCAAAAAGTAACAATTGTCGAAAAAGGTAACCTTGGTGGAGTATGCTTAAACGTTGGATGCATCCCGTCTAAAGCACTTATTTCTGCAAGCCATCGCTATGAAGAAGCGAAACATTCCGAAGAGATCGGAATTAAAGCGGAAAATGTGACCGTCGATTTTTCGAAGGTGCAACAATGGAAAGCGAGTGTCGTGAAAAAATTAACAAGCGGCGTCGAAGGCTTGCTGAAAGGAAATAAAGTAGAAATTGTACAAGGCGAAGCGTATTTTGTCGACGCCAATACGGTGCGTGTCGTTAATGGGGACAAAGCGCAAACATATACATTTAAAAACGCTATTATTGCGACGGGTTCCCGCCCGATCGAGCTTCCAAGCTTTAAGTTTTCGAATCGTGTGCTTGATTCCACAGGTGCGCTCAACCTGCAGGAAATTCCAAAATCGCTTGTCGTCATCGGCGGCGGGTATATCGGCGTAGAATTAGGCACAGCGTATGCGAACTTTGGAACAAAAGTAACCATCGTCGAAGGAGCAGATGAAATTTTATCCGGTTTTGAAAAACAAATGACAGCCATTGTGAAACGCCGCTTAAAGAAAAAAGGCGTCGAAATCTTCACCAATGCGCTTGCTAAAGGTGTAGAAGAGCGGGAAGACGGCGTAACGGTTACCTTTGAAGTAAAAGGGGAAACGAAAACGATTGACGCAGACTATGTGCTCGTAACAGTGGGACGCCGTCCGAATACCGACGAGCTCGGTTTAGAACAAATCGGTATCAAAATGACGGATCGCGGCTTAATTGAAGTGGATAAACAATGTCGGACAAGCGTTCCGAATATTTTCGCCATCGGCGACATCGTTCCGGGACCGGCGCTTGCCCATAAGGCGTCCTATGAAGGAAAAATCGCTGCCGAAGCGATCGCTGGAAAACCGTCTGAAGTGGATTACATCGCAATTCCAGCCGTTGTGTTCTCTGATCCGGAATGCGCTTCTGTCGGCTATTTTGAACAGCAAGCAAAAGACGAAGGAATTGATGTCGTGACGGCAAAATTCCCGTTTGCTGCAAACGGCCGCGCGCTTTCTTTGAACGATACAGACGGATTTGTGAAGCTCGTCGCCCGTAAAGAAGACGGTGTCATCATTGGTGCGCAAATTATCGGTCCGAACGCTTCCGATATGATCGCCGAACTCGGGCTTGCCATCGAAGCGGGAATGACGGCGGAAGATATCGCATTGACGATTCACGCTCACCCAACGTTAGGCGAAATTGCAATGGAAGCAGCAGAAGCTGTTCTTGGCACTCCAATTCATATTATCACTAAATAAGTGGACAAATGGGTTTCAGACAAATGTCTGAAACCCATTTTGTTCTATAAATGACCTTTCTTGTCCACTGATCAATAATATTTTCCCTTGCTTGTTCATATCGTTATGGTAGAGAAAATGTGGGGGATGACTAATGAAAGAATATGTGGCATTTTTACTGCAAATGATGATTTGGAGCAGCTTTTCACTCATTGAATGGCTGTCAGGGCGGGATCGGCCATTTTTTAAAGGGATGATGCTTTGCGTGTTTTTATATATTGCCTTTTTGTTAGCGCGAAAACTGGGCTTGCGCACCCGAAAAGCGTTTTGGACAACAACATTGACGGCCGTTGTGTACTTTACTTGTCAGCATTTTGTCTGGGAGACGTTTCGGTAAGGAAAAAAACGATAACGGAACCACTATCGCTTGCAGAAGTACATCACTTTTCCATTAAACAGATGAAGCTCTCCTTCTAGTTTTTTGGCGAGAAACTTGCAAAACTCATTCGCTTTCCCTTTATCGCCGTATGTCGCCTCATTAGGTAGTGTAATTTGAATAAATGATTGTTCACTTTCTCCGTTTGTTTCCGCATGCGTCCCAACGCCGACGATGATCGCTCGATACCGGTGGCCGTCCCCTTTTAAGTAAAACCATTTTCCCTTTCCTTCGTCCGTTTCCACCAGCTGATAAGGAAAGGCGGCTTGTTCGTACCTCCAACCAAGCTGCTCCCCCGTTTTGCTTAAAATATCCCGGTAATACTGAAACAATTGTTTCACTTCTTCTAATGTAATCGTTTTCTGTTTCGATGCAGGAACGAGCTTTATGTAAGCATGCGTCGCCATATACGAATCACCTCTATCATTAACGTCCCATATTTTTATTGTAGCATGTTTACGTAAGGGAGAGCTATTGATTTTAACATATTTTAGAATTATAATAATATTCAATACATTTATAAGGGAGGGAGCTTATGAATTTATTTGAAAAGCTATATGATGAATATGAAAAGGTGAAAGTTCGATTTGTTGGTTTTATAGCGAAGGATACTCGCTACGATTTTGGAATTGTGTATACGAATATGTTCTTTGGAAAACCTCTTGTTATTTGCATGCAAACAGGCCGCTCTATCCTCCTCGATCCAAAAGACGTAGAAAATCATAAATATTTGCAACAAATTTTCCGCATCGATACGGAAGAGCAAGCTGCTGATTTAGCGGAGTTCTTCTCTGTTGTCCTTCCATTCACATCCGTTCATCCCGAATATGAATATTAAAAAGCGAGTATTTTTACTCGCTTTTTTTGATGAGTAAAGAATAAATGTGACATACAAATTCGGTGTTGACAACATAAATGTGATATATTATTATTGAATTAGCTAATGAATATATCATCATAAAGGAGTTTTTGGGATGGGCACAATCGTATGTCAAACATGTGATGCGACGATTGCACACTTTGAAGACGAAAAAGTGACAACGCTTTACGGAAAATGCTGCAAATGCGATCGTGACGGGGATGCAGAAGAGAAAGAATAAAGAAGTGGTCAAACGATGGGGGAAGGTTTGCATATAGCGCGCATGTGAAAGGGGCACATGCGCGCCTTTTATTTTATGAAAAAGAAAAAACGCAAGCCAGTATTGGCTTGCGTTTTTCTAACGGATTGGCTTATGTTCTTTAATCACCCGCAATGTTTGCAGCGTGTCGTCTTCCGGCCCTTGCACCGGCAGACCGACTTCTAAATTCTTTTTGATATAGTTTAAATTTTCTTGGGTAATAATTTCTCCAGGAATAAAAATCGGAATTCCTGGCGGATAAACCATGATAAATTCAGCAATAATCCGGCCTGCCGATTCTTCAAATGGCACGACTTCCGTTTCCGCGTAAAACGCGTCGCGCGGAGTTAAGGCAAGAGTAGGGATGTCCGGCAATAATACTTTCGGCTTTACTCCTTCCGCCGCCTGGTGGCGGAATTGTTCAGATAAATGGCGAAGAGCATTCACAAGCGCGTTTGCTTCCCGCTCCGTATCTCCAGGCGTAATAATGCATAAAATGTTGTACAAATCGGATAACTCTACTTCAATGTTGTACATTTCCCGCAGCCATTTCTCGACGTCGTATCCTGTTAAACCTAGTTCTTTGACAGAGATGGTAAGCTTGGTTGGATCGTAATGATATGTTGCTTCCGTTCCTAAAATTTCTTTTCCTACACAATAAAGATAAGGGATTTCGTTTATTTGTCGCCGGGTCTTTTCTGCAAGCTGAATAGCTTTTTCAATATGTTCCCGTCCTTGTGTAGCAAGCCATTTGCGTGCAACATCTAAAGAGGCTAGCAACAAATAAGAAGTAGATGTTGTCGTTAGCATGCTTAAAATAGCTTGTACGTGTTTTGCGGATACGAGTCCTTCACGTACGTTTAAAATAGAACTTTGCGTCAAAGAACCGCCTAATTTATGAACGCTTGTTGCTGCCATATCCGCCCCAGCTTGCATAGCGGAAAGCGGAAGATCTTCATGAAAATGAATATGGACACCATGTGCTTCATCAACGAGAACAGGAACGTGATAGGAATGAGCGATTTCAACAATTTTCTTTAAATCCCCGGCGATGCCGAAATAGGTTGGGTTAATCACGAGTACTCCTTTGGCGTCCGGGTGTTGCTTGAGCGCTTTTTCGACTGCTTCTGGTGTGATGCCGTGGGAAATGCCAAGCTCTTTATCAATTTCCGGATGAATGAAAATCGGTGTTGCACCAGAAAAGACAATAGCAGACATGACCGATTTATGCACGTTGCGCGGAACGATGATTTTGTCGCCGGGACTAGCAACGGACATCACCATGGCCATAATGGCACCGCTTGTCCCTTGGACAGAAAAAAATGTATAATCGGCCCCGAATGCTTCTGCTGCTAGCTCTTGAGCGTGCTTGATAATGCCTTTTGGGTGATGAAGATCATCGAGAGGACCGATATTAATCAAATCCATAGCTAACGCATTTTCTCCAATAAAATCACGAAACTCAGGATCCATCCCTGCCCCTTTTTTATGGCCAGGAATATGGAATTGGATAGGATTTTTTCTGATATGTTCTAATAATCCTGTGAACAATGGTGTTTCAAACTGCGACAATGTTTTTTCACACCTCTTTTTGCATAAAAATAAAACAAGTGCATTATAGCATTTATTTTTTTATTTGCAAAGCATGAATTGCTTGTAAAATTTTCTATCACATAAATTAAGGATATAAAGAGGAAAATAGCCATATCAACGAGAAACATAGTATACTTAATAAGAAGGAGGGAAAAGCATGATTTGGAAAACGAGAGTAACAGAGTTGCTTGGCATTACATATCCGATTATTCAAGGAGGGCTTGCCTATTTAGCGTATGCCGATTTGGCGGCCGCGGTCTCTAACGCCGGAGGCTTAGGACAAATTACGGCAATGTCGCTAGAAAGCCCGGAACGATTGCGTGAGGAAATTCGCAAAGTAAAAGACAAAACCGATCGTCCATTTGGCGTCAATTTTGCGATCGGACAGCACGGCCGTCCGTTTCAGCATATGCTCGAAGCCGCATTGGAAGAAGGTGTGCCTGTAGTTTCCGTCACGGGAGGAAATCCGGCCCCGTTTTTTGAACAACTAAAAGGGACAAACGTGAAAAAACTCGTATTGGTTGCCGCTGTTCGCCAAGCGGTTAAAGCAGAAGAGCTTGGCGCCGATGCAGTGATGGTGGTCGGCCAAGAAGGGGGCGGCCATTTAGGAAAATATGATACAGGGACGTTTGTTCTGATTCCGAAAGTAGTCGATTCGGTGTCGATTCCGGTGATTGCTTCAGGCGGCATCGGCGATGGGCGCGGCTTGATGGCGGCGTTGGCGCTTGGGGCGGAAGGTATTGAAATGGGAACAAGATTTATTGCGACAAAGGAATGCGTCCATGCTCATCCGATCTATAAAGAAATGCTGGTGAAAGGATCGGAGAATGATACGGTCGTCATTAAACGGACGTTAGGAGCGCCAGGCCGTGCGATTGCCAATGAGTGGACGCAAAAAATATTAGAAATCGAGGACAAGGGCGGCACCTACGAGCAGCTGAAAGAATATATCAGCGGCGAAGCGAACCGACGCTTTATTTACGATGGAAAAATAAACGAAGGGTTTGCCTGGGCCGGGCAAGTGATGGGATTAATTAAAGACATCCCAACGGTAGCAGAATTGTTTGCGCGCATGATTAGTGAAGCGGAGCAAATCCGGCGCAGATGGGCAAACTAGCGTTGGAGGTGTAGGCGATGAATTATTCCTACCCGTTTTCCTATGACTGGTCAACGCAAGAAATTATTGATGTCATCAAATTTTTTGAAGCGATTGAAACCGTCTATGAAAAAGGAATGGAACGGGAAAAACTAATGCACACATACCGCCGTTTTAAAGAAATTGTCCCAAGCAAAAGCGAAGAAAAAAAATTATGCGATGAATTTGAACAGGCAAGCGGCTATTCATCCTATCAAGTAATGAAAAAAGCGAAAGCAGCAAAAAACGGCGATTGGATTCACATGGCATGAATGAGCCGCATAGATGGCACAGCGCGAAAAGTAGGTGAATACACAAATTTGTTGCATACCCCCTTTTTTTCACATAATATATATAAAACAAAATAACTATCAGAAAATTTTGTATTTATCCAAAGGCTTTTCGGGATCATAGCGAAAGGGGTGCTTATGCACATGAAAAAAACAATGAATTCGGTGAAGCGTACGGACGGAGAGAAGCGCATGGCGGTATTGCGGCTAGAATTAGATTATGAGTTAGCGACGCTGTATGAAGCGATGATGGAAAACGATGAAGAAAAGAAAAAAGAATGCAAACGAAGATTGGAAAAACTGCGTCAAGAATTAATGCGCCTTCAAGTATGACAGCACATTTAAGGCGAACCACCTTCAGCGGTTCGTTTTTTTCTTGAAACGTGCCGGCGCCTCTTTCGCTAATGAAACATTTTTTATGCGTACATACTTCGCGGAAAGCAGGAGGTAGAATATGCAAAAAACAAAAACATGGGAAGAAATCGATCGTTATGCCCGACAATGGATAAAGGAAGCAGGAGCAAGAATCCGTGCTACATTTGCACAAAAGCTGACGGTGGAAACAAAATCGCACCGCAACGATCTCGTCACCAATGTCGATCGCGAAACAGAGCGCTTTTTTATTGAAAACATAAAAAAAACATTCCCCCACCATCACGTGCTAGGGGAAGAGGGGTTTGGCGATAACATCACCACCCTCGAAGGCATTGTCTGGATTATTGATCCGATCGATGGAACGATGAATTTTGTTCATCAGCAGCGAAACTTTGCGATTTCTATCGGCGTGTTTGAAAATGGAGTCGGAATGTTAGGATATGTGTACGATGTCGTGCAGGATGAACTGTATGCCGCGCGCAAAGGCGAAGGAGCGTTTTTGAACGATAAGCCGCTTCCCCCTTTAGAACCGGTATCTGTTTCTGAAGCGATCATCTCGTTAAATGCTACATGGGTAACAGAAAATAAACGAATCGATCCGAGCGTATTGGCTCCGCTCGTCAAAGATGTGAGAGGAACGCGTTCATACGGATCCGCGGCGCTCGAAATGGCATATGTCGCCGCAGGCTTCTTGGACGCCTATATTACGATGCGCCTGTCGCCGTGGGATTTCGCCGGTGGGCTTGTGCTTGTACAGGAAGTCGGCGGCATTGTGACAAATTTGTATGGTGAGCCGCTTCGTCTCCTGGAAAGAAACTCCGTATTTGTGTCAAAGCCGGGATTGCATGAAGAAATTTTACAAAAATACATTCATCATTAGAACGGGACAAACTAGGAAGTTGTCCCATTTTCTATAGCATTCCTTTTTCGCGCATTCGTTTTTTGCGGGCAAATCCGATGCCGACAATAACCAATAAAACGATGACGGATAAAATAACGCCGATAATGCTTTGTTCCGCGATAAAAATGCCGATGGCCATAATGGCGATGACCGCGAATATCGCCAATAAAAGCGGAATCGGTTGAATCTGTTTCATTTGTTTATTATTCTCCTTTCCTGTTGAGCGGTAAAATTTTGCGTTTTTCTTTAGTGTACAGGAAAATATGCCGCTTTTCTATCTTTATGATATAATAAACGAGCAGTTTACACATAGGAGTGACACACCTTGACAAAAAGAAGAGAAGATCTCCGCAATATTGCAATTATCGCACACGTAGACCATGGCAAAACAACGTTAGTGGATCAATTGCTGCGGCAGTCGGGAACGTTCCGTGAAAACGAACATGTAGAAGAACGTGCTTTGGACCGGAACGATTTGGAAAGAGAACGTGGGATTACCATCTTAGCGAAAAATACTGCCGTTCAGTATAAAGGAACGCGCATTAATATTTTAGATACGCCTGGCCATGCTGATTTCGGCGGGGAAGTAGAACGGATCATGCGACTTGTGGATGGCGTTTTATTGGTTGTAGACGCCTATGAAGGCTGCATGCCGCAGACGCGCTTTGTGCTGAAAAAGGCGCTTGAGCAGCAGCTGACGCCTATTGTTGTCGTCAATAAAATTGACCGTGAGTTCGCGCGACCGGAGGAAGTCGTCGACGAAGTGATTGACTTATTTATTGAATTAGGAGCATCGGAAGATCAGCTCGAGTTTCCGGTTATCTATACTTCGGCGCTGCACGGAACGGCGAGCTTGGATCCTCACGAGCAAGAGAAAGATATGAGCGTATTATTTGAAACGATTATCGATCATATTCCAGCGCCGTTGGATAATCGGGAGGAACCGCTACAATTTCAAGTGGCGCTGCTTGATTACAACGAGTACGTTGGGCGTATCGGTATCGGCCGTATCTTTCGCGGCACAATGAAAGTCGGACAGCAAGTGGCGCTAATGAAATTGGATGGTTCAGTGAAAACGTTCCGCGTCACCAAATTGTTTGGGTTTATCGGCTTAAAACGGATAGAAATTACCGAGGCAGAAGCAGGAGATATTGTCGCGGTGGCGGGAATGGAAGATATTAACGTCGGGGAAACGGTATGCCCGTTTGATCATCAAGAAGCATTGCCACCGCTTCGCATTGATGAACCGACTTTGAAAATGACGTTTTTAGTGAACAATAGCCCATTTGCCGGACGCGAAGGCAAATATGTTACGGCAAGAAAGCTAGAGGAACGCCTGCGTACCCAGCTCGAGACGGATGTCAGCCTGCGCGTGGAAAATACGGATTCTCCTGATGCGTGGATCGTTTCCGGGCGCGGCGAGCTTCATTTATCGATTTTGATTGAAAACATGCGTCGCGAGGGATATGAGTTGCAAGTGTCCAAGCCGGAAGTGATTATGAAAGAAATCGATGGCGTGCTTTGCGAGCCGGTGGAACGGGTCATCATTGATATTCCAGAAGAATATACCGGGGCAATTATGGAATCAATCGGGGCCCGCAAAGGCGAGCTGGTGGATATGGTCCATAATGAAAATGGACAAGTGCGCCTCGTCTTTATGGTGCCTTCGCGCGGATTGATTGGTTATCGAACGGAGTTTATGTCATTGACACGCGGATATGGAATTTTAAACCATTCGTTTGACCATTATGCACCGGCACAAAGTGGACAAGTAGGGGGTCGCCGCCAAGGAGTGCTCATTTCTATGGAAACCGGTAAAGCAACGGCGTATGGCATTATGCAGCTAGAAGACCGTGGAACGATTTTTGTCGAGCCGGGGACGGAGGTATATGAAGGAATGATTGTCGGTGAGCACAATCGCGAAAACGATTTGGTCGTCAATATTTGCCGGGAAAAACATATGACGAACATCCGCTCGTCGACAAAAGAGCAAACGGTCACCATGAAAAAGCCGCGTTTAATGACGCTTGAAGAAGCGCTTGAATACTTAAATGACGATGAGTATTGCGAAGTAACACCAAAGTCGATTCGCCTGCGCAAAAAAATACTAAATAAAAGCGAGCGCGAAAAGCTGGAGAAGAAAAAGAAAGCAGCACAGCAGGCGAAATAAGGGAGGGGATTTGGTGAATGTTTTAGAACGCCTCACATTTTTTGCGTCGTTATATAAAGTGGACGCAAATCCGGAGAAAGGGATGTGGCTGCTTTACATTACGATTTTCCTCTTGGCTGCCGTTGTGTACCGTCTCGGTTTTGCCAAGAAGCTTCCTTTGCTGAAAAACGTCATCATCTATGCGCTGTTGGCGTTAGGCTGCACGATTTTAACCTTTTTTGCCGTATTTTTGCCGATTGCGGAAGGATTGGTAATCGCCGCTCTCGTATTAATTATTTATAAAGTCCGCCTATACCAATCCAAAAAACACGAGATGAAAGAAGAAAAGTAAGGCGGTGAAACGGTGAAATCGTTGCAAGATGCCCTCTATAATTGGCTGACGATCTATGTGGTGGCCCAGGCGCGTCCAGACGATATGGCAGCGCAAGAGACAGCTTTCTTTTTTTACGAAATACTAAGGAACGATTTTCAAATTACTGGTCTAGAAGTAAACAAAGATGAAGCCGGGGAAATGTATATCGTTCACTACGAGCGGAACGGAGAAAAACAAGCGGCGCGGTTTCCAGTGGAGCTAATTGATGTGATGCTGAAGCAAATAGAAAACAATCCAGAAAAATATCGCAACTATCTTTCCTAAAAAAGCCGGGTTTCCCCGGCTTTTTTAGTGTAAAACTCAAGATGATGCCGCCAGCAAGTCCTGAAAAAAGGCCGGCTAGATTGATCATTTACCATTCATCATCGGACAATGTGGAACGATATATACGAAATTTTCCAGTTGCTAGCCGTGCTTTCGTTTTTTCGGCGATGCGATCGTAACACTCCTTGCACATATAGGTGTGAATAGGGCGGTTGCGCAGCCGTTTTGCCAGCAGCGATTCATCAGCAATCGTATCAATTCGGTCGCAAAGAACGCATTTCACTCTCATTGTACACCTCGTTGGTTCATGCAAATTTGTATCAGAAAATAAGGAAACTCCCACTTCAACCAATGGATTAGCAGATAGTGAGTTGACTTCATTATTATATCATGAATCCAAACATAGATGATACATATGCGGCAACGCGATGCCAAATAAAACGAGCCTAGCAAAGCTAGGCTCGTTATTTATTTAAGTATTCATTCGATTGTTTTTCTTGACGGTGATGGAGCTGTTGCTCTTCTTTCTTGTTTAGTTGCGAATCATTTTCATCGGTTGGCTCAGGTGGTGTCGTTTCCAATAAGTCGCTAGGC
This window contains:
- a CDS encoding YlaI family protein; this encodes MRVKCVLCDRIDTIADESLLAKRLRNRPIHTYMCKECYDRIAEKTKARLATGKFRIYRSTLSDDEW